One genomic segment of Halalkalicoccus tibetensis includes these proteins:
- a CDS encoding orc1/cdc6 family replication initiation protein — protein MVETDELFIRDDPIFVNKELLEINHLPDEGRIVGRDEEIKLLANAVNPAIFGQSPSNILIYGKTGTGKSLCAKHVSQRLVDAAGGEGVTAAFAYVDCAQDTTETQAVQTIASSFNGPETDVNVPDKGISTATYYKRLWRILDESYDVVLIILDEIDKLADDAILMQLSRAGEAGKLTDCKIGVVGISNKIRYKDRMDERVKSSLCEREFVFPPYDASQLGEIMEARRDAFREGVLDGGVIPRAAALAAREHGDARKAIDILRYAGEIAQSTGAERVQEGFVTDARKRAETDRFRELIRGSTPHSRYVLHALTVLSLNEPGTDGFRTTAIYDLYEEVCRQDGAESLSLRRVRDLLKEHAFLDIIEQSRHSGGSAEGSYTRHRLLEDPDVVRDVLVDEV, from the coding sequence ATGGTCGAGACGGACGAGCTGTTCATTCGCGATGACCCCATCTTCGTCAACAAGGAGCTGCTGGAGATCAACCACCTGCCCGACGAGGGGCGGATCGTCGGGCGCGACGAGGAGATCAAGCTGCTGGCGAACGCGGTCAACCCCGCGATCTTCGGGCAGAGCCCGAGCAACATCCTCATCTACGGGAAGACCGGCACCGGCAAGTCGCTCTGTGCGAAGCACGTCTCCCAGCGGCTCGTCGACGCCGCGGGGGGCGAGGGCGTCACCGCCGCCTTCGCCTACGTCGACTGCGCCCAGGACACCACCGAGACCCAGGCCGTCCAGACGATCGCGAGCAGCTTCAACGGCCCCGAGACCGACGTCAACGTCCCCGACAAGGGGATCAGCACCGCAACCTACTACAAACGGCTCTGGCGAATCCTCGACGAGAGCTACGACGTCGTGCTCATCATCCTCGACGAGATCGACAAGCTCGCCGACGACGCGATCCTCATGCAGCTCTCGCGGGCGGGCGAGGCGGGCAAGCTCACCGACTGCAAGATCGGCGTCGTCGGGATCAGCAACAAGATCCGCTACAAGGACCGGATGGACGAGCGCGTCAAGTCGAGCCTCTGTGAACGGGAGTTCGTCTTCCCGCCCTACGACGCCTCCCAGCTCGGCGAGATCATGGAGGCCCGCCGCGACGCCTTCCGCGAGGGCGTGCTCGACGGCGGGGTGATCCCGCGCGCCGCCGCCCTCGCCGCGCGCGAACACGGCGACGCGCGCAAGGCCATCGACATCCTGCGCTACGCGGGCGAGATCGCCCAGTCGACCGGCGCCGAGCGCGTCCAGGAGGGGTTCGTCACCGACGCGAGAAAGCGCGCCGAGACCGACCGCTTTCGCGAGCTCATCCGGGGCTCGACGCCCCACTCGCGGTACGTCCTCCACGCGCTGACGGTGCTCTCGCTCAACGAGCCCGGCACCGACGGCTTCCGAACCACGGCGATCTACGACCTCTACGAGGAGGTCTGCCGACAGGACGGCGCCGAGTCCCTCTCCCTGCGCCGGGTCCGCGACCTGCTGAAGGAACATGCCTTCCTCGACATCATCGAGCAGTCGCGCCACAGCGGCGGCAGCGCCGAGGGCAGCTATACCAGACACCGGCTGCTCGAGGACCCCGACGTGGTCCGGGACGTCCTCGTCGACGAGGTCTGA
- the menD gene encoding 2-succinyl-5-enolpyruvyl-6-hydroxy-3-cyclohexene-1-carboxylic-acid synthase: MSAPNRATLWGRAIVDELVKAGVTDACIAPGSRSTPLTVAFADHDSITVHSHLDERSAAFYALGRAKRTGEPTPLVCTSGTAAANFHPAVIEASQSRVPMLLLTADRPAELRDSGANQTIDQTKLYGDAVRSYRELPEPAPEDRRLRSLRTTVCRALSETTGTPAGPVHLNAPFAKPLEPTEVEDDVPADLAERAPLAAEGREGPFVSVSRGRPTLPAADRRRLLEAIRNAERGLIVAGPADRLGGEAIRELGRKTGFPVLADPLSGVRFGPGEGPVVGGYDSWLPAVEPPDPDLVLRFGASPTSKTLREYLRDTDARQFIVDPAGEWREATFTATDLVAADGTELARALAAEIDPSAANDDWRERFERAEREYWGLIDAEGDELFEGAVLERVFRDAPDPATLFVSNSMPIRDADRFARPRDAALTVLGNRGASGIDGITSSALGAGSATNDSLVLVTGDLAYYHDTNGLLALSRCGVDATIVLLNNDGGGIFHMLPIEGFDPPFTGQFKTPHGLDFAPTADLYGFEFVRTDSLSEFEDAYAASLSSPGTQVIEVVTDSEASHRRREAVHERVNERLG; the protein is encoded by the coding sequence ATGAGTGCGCCCAACCGCGCGACCCTCTGGGGACGGGCCATCGTCGACGAACTCGTCAAAGCGGGCGTCACCGACGCCTGTATCGCGCCGGGAAGCCGCTCGACCCCGCTGACGGTCGCCTTCGCCGACCACGACTCGATCACCGTGCACTCCCACCTCGACGAGCGCTCGGCGGCCTTCTACGCGCTCGGGCGCGCGAAGCGCACGGGCGAGCCGACGCCGCTGGTCTGCACCTCCGGGACGGCCGCCGCGAACTTTCACCCCGCCGTGATCGAGGCCTCCCAGTCGCGGGTCCCGATGCTGCTTCTGACCGCCGACCGCCCCGCGGAACTGCGCGATTCGGGCGCGAACCAGACGATCGACCAGACGAAGCTCTACGGCGACGCGGTCCGGAGCTACCGCGAGCTCCCCGAGCCCGCACCCGAGGACAGGCGGCTCCGCTCGCTCCGGACGACCGTCTGTCGAGCCCTCTCGGAGACCACGGGAACGCCCGCAGGTCCGGTCCACCTGAACGCGCCGTTCGCCAAGCCGCTCGAACCCACCGAGGTCGAGGACGACGTGCCCGCGGACCTCGCCGAGCGCGCTCCCCTCGCTGCCGAGGGCCGGGAGGGCCCGTTCGTCTCGGTCTCACGGGGCCGACCGACCCTCCCGGCGGCCGACCGCCGCCGGCTCCTTGAGGCGATCCGGAACGCCGAGCGCGGACTGATCGTCGCCGGGCCCGCCGACCGACTTGGCGGCGAGGCGATCCGCGAGCTCGGCCGAAAGACGGGGTTTCCGGTCCTCGCCGACCCGCTCTCGGGGGTCCGCTTCGGTCCCGGTGAGGGGCCCGTCGTCGGCGGCTACGACTCCTGGCTCCCCGCCGTCGAGCCCCCCGACCCCGACCTCGTGTTGCGGTTCGGCGCCTCGCCGACCTCCAAAACGCTCCGGGAGTACCTGCGGGACACCGACGCCCGCCAGTTCATCGTCGACCCCGCCGGCGAGTGGCGCGAGGCGACGTTCACGGCGACGGACCTCGTCGCCGCCGACGGGACCGAACTCGCCCGGGCACTCGCCGCGGAGATCGATCCCTCCGCGGCGAACGACGACTGGCGAGAGCGATTCGAGCGCGCCGAGAGGGAGTACTGGGGGCTGATCGACGCGGAGGGCGACGAGCTCTTCGAGGGCGCGGTCCTCGAACGCGTCTTCCGGGACGCGCCCGACCCCGCGACGCTGTTCGTCTCGAACTCGATGCCGATCCGCGACGCCGACCGCTTCGCGCGGCCCCGCGATGCGGCCCTCACCGTCCTCGGCAACCGCGGCGCCAGCGGGATCGACGGGATCACGAGCAGCGCGCTGGGTGCCGGGAGCGCCACCAACGACTCGCTCGTTCTGGTCACGGGCGACCTCGCCTACTACCACGACACCAACGGCCTGCTCGCGCTTTCCCGATGTGGGGTCGACGCCACGATCGTCCTGCTCAACAACGACGGCGGCGGCATCTTCCACATGCTCCCGATCGAGGGGTTCGATCCGCCCTTTACCGGCCAGTTCAAAACCCCGCATGGCCTCGACTTCGCGCCGACGGCCGACCTCTACGGCTTCGAGTTCGTCCGGACGGATTCCCTCTCGGAGTTCGAGGACGCGTATGCGGCCTCGCTCTCGAGCCCGGGCACGCAGGTGATCGAGGTCGTCACGGACAGCGAGGCGAGCCATCGACGGCGCGAGGCGGTCCACGAGCGGGTCAACGAGCGTCTCGGATGA
- a CDS encoding 1,4-dihydroxy-2-naphthoate polyprenyltransferase, producing MSTVDVSRRKAWLMAARPQTLPVAAAPILVGVGLALEDGVFALLPALAAFVGAALIQIGTNFANDYYDAIKGADTDDREGFTRVTQSGLIAPEEVKRAMALTFALAILVGSYLVYVGGVPILAIGLASVASGIAYTGGPYPFGYRGLGDLFVFVFFGLVAVTGTYYVQAAAVLAEPFPLWIPPGTVTLEAAVASLPVAALATTILVINNVRDLETDREAGKRTLAVMLGYRFSRAEFVSLFALAYLTPLWFLASGFGLPVLLPYLTLPYAALLVRTLLTRTSGEALNPALERNGKLIAAFAALFAIGLVMG from the coding sequence ATGAGCACGGTCGACGTCTCCCGACGGAAAGCGTGGCTGATGGCCGCACGCCCGCAGACGCTCCCGGTGGCCGCGGCGCCGATCCTGGTGGGGGTGGGCCTCGCGCTCGAGGACGGCGTCTTCGCCCTCCTGCCCGCGCTCGCGGCGTTCGTGGGCGCGGCGCTGATCCAGATCGGGACGAACTTCGCGAACGACTACTACGACGCGATCAAGGGCGCCGACACCGACGACCGCGAGGGCTTTACTCGAGTGACGCAGTCGGGGCTGATCGCCCCCGAGGAGGTCAAGCGCGCGATGGCGCTCACGTTCGCGCTCGCGATCCTCGTGGGCTCCTATCTGGTCTACGTCGGCGGGGTCCCGATCCTCGCCATCGGCCTCGCGAGCGTCGCAAGCGGGATCGCCTACACCGGCGGCCCCTACCCCTTCGGCTACCGCGGGCTGGGCGACCTCTTCGTCTTCGTCTTCTTCGGGCTGGTCGCGGTGACGGGGACCTACTACGTCCAGGCCGCCGCGGTCCTCGCCGAGCCGTTCCCCCTCTGGATCCCGCCCGGCACGGTCACCCTCGAGGCGGCCGTCGCGAGCCTCCCGGTCGCCGCCCTCGCCACCACGATCCTCGTGATCAACAACGTCCGGGACCTCGAGACCGACCGCGAGGCGGGCAAGCGGACCCTCGCGGTCATGCTCGGCTACCGGTTCAGCAGGGCCGAGTTCGTCAGCCTGTTCGCGCTGGCGTATCTCACCCCACTGTGGTTCCTCGCGTCGGGCTTCGGCCTCCCGGTCCTGCTCCCCTATCTGACCCTCCCCTACGCGGCGCTGCTGGTTCGGACGCTGCTCACCCGGACCTCGGGCGAGGCGCTCAACCCGGCGCTCGAACGCAACGGCAAACTGATCGCGGCCTTCGCCGCGCTGTTCGCGATCGGGCTGGTGATGGGATGA
- a CDS encoding carboxymuconolactone decarboxylase family protein translates to MARVPYVESEDVPEQHRDLLVSSLQDRPLHVYRALGNNPAVLAGLRGFLSSLWSDSGLTDRRRELVILAVTREIGNEYEFHQHVNIARDVGIDDETIAAVSGGKFDEFDGEEAALLRYAVAVVRGEVDDREHEAIAEHYDESAVVGIAALAEGYAGLGGIIDALGVELEGEFVGWKPGEGGGEDGE, encoded by the coding sequence ATGGCCCGCGTACCCTACGTCGAAAGCGAGGACGTCCCCGAACAGCATCGAGACCTGCTCGTCTCGTCGCTGCAGGACCGCCCGCTGCACGTGTATCGGGCGCTCGGCAACAACCCCGCGGTGCTCGCCGGGCTGCGTGGCTTCCTCTCCTCGCTCTGGAGCGACAGCGGCCTCACCGATCGGCGCCGGGAGCTCGTGATCCTCGCGGTGACCCGGGAGATCGGAAACGAGTACGAGTTCCATCAGCACGTCAACATCGCACGGGACGTCGGGATCGACGACGAAACGATCGCCGCGGTCTCGGGCGGGAAGTTCGACGAGTTCGACGGCGAGGAGGCGGCCCTGCTTCGATACGCGGTCGCGGTCGTCCGCGGCGAGGTCGACGATCGAGAGCACGAGGCCATCGCGGAGCACTACGACGAGTCGGCGGTGGTCGGGATCGCGGCGCTCGCGGAGGGATACGCCGGCCTCGGCGGGATCATCGACGCGCTGGGCGTCGAACTGGAGGGGGAGTTCGTCGGCTGGAAGCCGGGAGAAGGGGGCGGCGAGGACGGCGAGTAG
- a CDS encoding DedA family protein: MLDPVVDAAFSLLVVVGLPALFVFFLLKGALVGKFLPTSLFLPGYVFAVSPSGAGLVAIVVVSTVGYAAGQLLVYYGARRNGVSFLRSAPRIRLSEARLRRSEELFDRYGGPAIFVTNMIPYLGGLALIPAGIASYHLRGVLVYALSSTLIYHAALVAAAAGVVDLLL; the protein is encoded by the coding sequence ATGCTCGATCCCGTCGTCGACGCCGCCTTCTCGCTGCTGGTGGTCGTCGGCCTCCCGGCGCTGTTCGTCTTCTTCCTCCTCAAGGGGGCGCTCGTCGGGAAGTTCCTGCCGACCTCGCTGTTCCTGCCGGGCTACGTCTTCGCGGTCTCGCCCTCGGGGGCGGGGCTCGTCGCGATCGTCGTCGTCAGCACCGTCGGCTACGCGGCCGGGCAGCTGCTGGTCTACTACGGCGCCCGCAGGAACGGGGTATCGTTCCTCCGGTCGGCCCCCCGGATCCGGCTCTCGGAGGCACGCCTGCGCCGATCGGAGGAGCTGTTCGACCGGTATGGCGGCCCGGCGATCTTCGTCACGAACATGATCCCCTATCTGGGCGGGCTCGCCCTGATCCCGGCGGGGATCGCCTCCTATCACCTCCGGGGCGTGCTCGTCTACGCGCTGAGCTCGACGCTGATCTACCATGCCGCGCTGGTCGCCGCCGCGGCCGGCGTCGTGGACCTCCTCCTGTAG
- a CDS encoding o-succinylbenzoate synthase: MRVEEFSLSLETPLSTAAGEIRERRGVAVGIGDGVGEAMPLPGWTESFEECREALADVGKSDPSSALADLDDRPAARHGLSLALADRDARDAGRSLAQHLGAGGGSKGPVESVPVNATVGDGSVEKTADAARKAIAEGFGTVKCKVGARPVEEDVERVRAVRGAIGNGPALRLDANGGWNREEAEHALNSLAEFDIEYVEQPLPADDVAGHRELTSSMPIALDESLAGRRAEEIEGLADAADVFVLKPMALGGVDRAVELGRRLDSVVVTTTIDAVVARTAAIHAAAALDPDHACGLATADLLAGDLAPDPAPVTDGRIEVPQGPGLGTDGPWSENGGGDDA, translated from the coding sequence ATGAGGGTCGAGGAGTTCTCCCTGTCCCTCGAAACGCCGCTCTCGACGGCGGCCGGCGAGATCCGCGAGCGGCGGGGCGTGGCCGTCGGGATCGGCGACGGCGTTGGCGAGGCGATGCCGCTTCCCGGCTGGACCGAGTCGTTCGAGGAGTGCCGGGAGGCCCTCGCGGACGTCGGCAAGTCCGACCCCTCGTCCGCGCTCGCGGACCTCGACGACCGCCCCGCAGCACGCCACGGCCTCTCGCTCGCGCTCGCCGACCGGGACGCTCGCGATGCCGGACGCTCGCTCGCTCAGCACCTGGGCGCGGGCGGGGGGTCAAAGGGCCCGGTCGAATCGGTGCCCGTCAACGCCACCGTCGGCGACGGCTCGGTCGAGAAGACCGCCGACGCTGCCCGGAAGGCGATCGCAGAGGGGTTCGGGACGGTCAAATGCAAGGTCGGCGCGCGCCCGGTCGAGGAGGACGTCGAGCGCGTCCGCGCGGTCCGCGGGGCGATCGGGAACGGGCCCGCGCTCCGGCTCGACGCCAACGGGGGGTGGAACCGGGAGGAAGCCGAACACGCCCTCAATTCGCTCGCCGAGTTCGACATCGAGTACGTCGAGCAGCCGCTTCCGGCCGACGACGTCGCGGGCCACCGCGAACTCACCTCCTCTATGCCGATCGCGCTCGACGAGTCGCTGGCCGGGCGCAGGGCCGAGGAGATCGAGGGACTGGCCGACGCGGCCGACGTCTTCGTCCTGAAGCCGATGGCGCTGGGCGGGGTCGATCGGGCGGTCGAACTGGGGCGGCGACTCGACAGCGTCGTCGTGACGACCACCATCGACGCCGTCGTCGCCCGAACGGCAGCGATCCACGCCGCCGCGGCGCTCGATCCCGACCACGCCTGCGGGCTTGCGACCGCCGACCTGCTCGCCGGGGACCTCGCGCCCGATCCCGCGCCCGTTACTGATGGTCGGATCGAGGTCCCGCAGGGGCCGGGACTGGGAACTGACGGACCCTGGAGCGAGAACGGGGGTGGGGATGATGCGTGA
- a CDS encoding isochorismate synthase yields the protein MTVPRRDGPAATAPEAEGATLVSRSCELADLSYRSFLSGRDPPRVHWAAPDGLEVAGGGAAARLRAGGPGRFASLREDADRLFSTPDVEGPEAARPRAFGGFAFDADHDPSPPWEGFPAAEFVVPRVQLTRTDETTWLTVSRYGDDADPMTVGEELETVRTELADHPAMRPSGGVPGVAATRLTTSREEWTRQVRAATDRIDAGDLRKVVLAQALEATLETPIEVPDVLERLRRTYPDCYRFLLEPTGAASFFGAPPERLVSLSGREVETEALAGSVARGESPETDHELMASLTGSEKLQHEQGVVVDTIREQLEPLGEVRVGDQAVRKLATIQHLWTPIRAELADAEHVLSIVEALHPTPAVGGLPPDAAWETIRETEAFDRGWYAAPVGWFDAAGDGEFAVAIRSGVASDDGVTLFAGNGIVADSDPGEEWEEVQLKYRPILDALAGE from the coding sequence ATGACCGTCCCGCGCCGCGACGGCCCGGCGGCAACCGCCCCCGAGGCCGAGGGCGCTACCCTGGTGAGCCGGTCCTGTGAGCTGGCGGACCTCTCCTATCGATCGTTCCTCTCGGGGCGCGATCCGCCGCGGGTCCACTGGGCCGCCCCCGACGGGCTCGAGGTCGCCGGCGGCGGTGCGGCCGCCCGGCTCCGCGCCGGGGGACCCGGCCGATTCGCGAGCCTTCGCGAGGACGCCGACCGGCTCTTCTCCACGCCCGACGTCGAGGGCCCCGAGGCCGCCCGCCCGCGGGCGTTCGGCGGGTTCGCCTTCGACGCCGATCACGACCCGTCCCCGCCCTGGGAGGGCTTTCCCGCCGCCGAGTTCGTCGTCCCGCGGGTCCAGCTGACCCGTACCGACGAGACGACCTGGCTCACGGTCTCGCGGTACGGCGACGACGCCGACCCCATGACCGTCGGCGAGGAGCTCGAGACCGTCCGGACGGAGCTCGCCGATCACCCGGCGATGCGGCCGAGCGGCGGGGTCCCCGGCGTCGCCGCGACCCGGCTGACCACCTCCCGCGAGGAGTGGACCCGACAGGTCCGAGCGGCGACCGACCGGATCGACGCGGGCGACCTGCGGAAGGTCGTGCTCGCCCAGGCGCTCGAGGCCACCCTCGAAACGCCGATCGAGGTCCCCGACGTGCTCGAGCGCCTCCGGAGGACGTATCCCGACTGTTATCGGTTCCTGCTCGAACCCACGGGGGCAGCGAGCTTCTTCGGCGCGCCCCCCGAGCGGCTGGTCTCGCTTTCGGGCCGCGAGGTCGAGACGGAGGCGCTCGCGGGCTCGGTCGCCCGCGGCGAGAGCCCCGAGACGGATCACGAGCTGATGGCGTCGTTGACCGGCAGCGAGAAGCTCCAGCACGAACAGGGGGTGGTCGTCGACACGATCCGCGAGCAGCTCGAGCCGCTGGGCGAGGTCCGGGTCGGCGACCAGGCCGTCAGGAAGCTCGCGACGATCCAGCACCTCTGGACGCCGATCCGCGCGGAATTGGCCGACGCGGAGCACGTGCTCTCGATCGTCGAGGCGCTCCACCCCACCCCGGCGGTCGGGGGCCTCCCGCCCGACGCGGCGTGGGAGACCATCCGCGAGACCGAGGCGTTCGATCGGGGCTGGTACGCCGCGCCCGTCGGCTGGTTCGACGCCGCCGGCGACGGCGAGTTCGCGGTCGCGATCCGCTCGGGCGTCGCGAGCGACGACGGCGTCACCCTCTTCGCCGGCAACGGGATCGTCGCCGACTCGGACCCCGGCGAGGAGTGGGAGGAGGTCCAGCTCAAATACCGGCCGATCCTCGACGCGCTCGCGGGCGAATGA
- a CDS encoding 1,4-dihydroxy-2-naphthoyl-CoA synthase yields MVSDLFDPDRWEAIDHDFDDVTYHRARETGAVRIAFDRPAVRNAFRPGTVDELYRALDHARKQTDVGCVLLTGNGPSPKDGGWAFCSGGDQSVRGGSGYEYRGDDEADADDSDDVREAKAGRLHILEVQRLIRFMPKPVVAVVPGWAVGGGHSLHVICDMTLASEEHAKFLQTDPDVASFDAGFGSAYLARQVGQKKAREVFFLGKTYSAEEAVEMGMANEAVAHEELEETALEWAEAITSKSPTAIRMLKFGFNAVDDGMVGQQVFAGEATRLGYMTDEAQEGRDAFLEKRDPDFDDYPWHY; encoded by the coding sequence ATGGTTTCCGACCTCTTCGACCCCGATCGCTGGGAGGCGATCGATCACGACTTCGACGACGTCACCTATCACCGCGCGCGCGAGACCGGCGCGGTTCGGATCGCCTTCGACCGCCCCGCGGTGCGTAACGCCTTCCGGCCCGGCACCGTCGACGAGCTGTATCGCGCGCTGGACCACGCACGAAAGCAGACCGACGTCGGCTGCGTGCTGCTGACCGGCAACGGCCCCTCGCCGAAGGACGGCGGCTGGGCGTTCTGTTCGGGCGGCGACCAGTCCGTGCGGGGCGGTTCGGGCTACGAGTACCGCGGCGACGACGAAGCCGACGCGGACGACTCCGACGACGTCCGCGAGGCCAAAGCCGGACGACTCCACATCCTCGAGGTCCAGCGGCTCATCCGCTTCATGCCCAAACCGGTCGTCGCCGTCGTGCCGGGTTGGGCGGTCGGGGGCGGCCATTCCCTCCACGTGATCTGTGACATGACGCTGGCGAGCGAGGAGCACGCGAAGTTCCTCCAGACCGACCCCGACGTCGCGAGCTTCGACGCGGGGTTCGGGTCGGCCTATCTCGCCCGACAGGTCGGCCAGAAGAAGGCCAGGGAGGTCTTCTTCCTCGGGAAGACCTACTCCGCCGAGGAAGCGGTGGAGATGGGGATGGCGAACGAGGCGGTCGCCCACGAGGAGCTGGAGGAGACGGCCCTCGAGTGGGCCGAGGCGATCACCTCGAAGAGCCCGACCGCGATCCGCATGCTGAAGTTCGGGTTCAACGCGGTCGACGACGGGATGGTCGGCCAGCAGGTGTTCGCCGGCGAGGCCACCCGATTGGGCTACATGACCGACGAGGCCCAGGAAGGCAGGGACGCCTTCCTCGAGAAGCGCGACCCCGACTTCGACGACTACCCCTGGCACTACTGA